A stretch of the Zeugodacus cucurbitae isolate PBARC_wt_2022May chromosome 6, idZeuCucr1.2, whole genome shotgun sequence genome encodes the following:
- the LOC105216920 gene encoding prominin-2 isoform X2, whose protein sequence is MDLHNFNNNIHSNMTLPSATTTPATSTYFTYSIPGMDITPGPVAFTYISEFLSLITPAELPLDLVRQFLHSNLTLIDFTKDAIKIESGFIALMSIFAILALVPLISTCAWCCGRRSDQDEADFIRNAPVNIHDDSLQQALNCRKSASVVTLWITFLLLALSDFCIFYANSRLAANVEMTPEMVKSTVHDMEVFLKDTHLQIKHKLDNGFHVAVEKVVKDLEDVDVLLGEPIQAEISAHTGIELAYDSLATISLANAELIYRVLMLQETVGRALKISQEAAARMEELQIQLSVLQRQCTYRDRPLCDTLRIRSFEENGIIDALKTLQEDQTIFRMRYLGEIEFGATVKNLTSEVGVSRSIFSNFPQQVKHDTAYERNYTLEQLESIRHRTKANAQMLTSTINALLERLQGVWPTLEPSYEELQSWSNSYWTAGWVAALVIGWVLLFGLMSYCCFLCESNVKAGVVLLMSVLIICLGSICITFYGVLTLAIGGNTEVFLCRSMYDATTMATANAGTTGTAGNWGNNQLADVSDASSYHLLGKLFDKPGYVYAHEPQTGIIGELLRPEGVNRSIVNVSLATALRGCEQNQASYNVFQLDAFVNTTQIADLKQFPKVTTAIDAITVSERTMLSLTQTIQNILENMLHTSSFNLTTYRVSIGAPTPEKDLATFIDQMQRVALQIQDVATSSRMTTLGSRSKRLQASILQPLEQLQNEILYHLTALELQRDPWAKQVNQTLNHLRNVQGYLEKTAGEICSNQTRVYTERLKAYLTNSKATMSSQLGDTTAKCRPFFDIFDANRIFLCRNIVDYINALWFCIFITLLLWSVGTPVGLNLITIQRRINRLRRAQARSAERSDSRSRRRERTTSSAAREPRSASSASRPPLRRTATEETLDIATEESPPPRREQRDVRSRDREMSRARESVAASTPARSRTQQRRTGTDAEDNWGSSSASRATSMEREPSQPRMYTSSSSAQQQRGTQARPQLRKQGTEEFDLEAEDNWQPAPTASSSAATRSESRAGVRREQREQPAYSHSNGRNKPKLRRTEREKYERPTRRSMTPVLQASPDAQQARPMPRTPTRLRHRVTLTTRAVTNLMRAGNPRHKRLQRSGTEDFEIDESETYGAPAQDSAAVAAARRTPPRTAPPPPPPPGMMNRFRPRY, encoded by the exons ATGGATCTACAtaactttaataataatatacacagtAACATGACACTGCCatccgcaacaacaacaccagcaacatcaacatattttacatacagcATACCGGGTATGGATATCACACCGGGTCCGGTCGCTTTTACCTACATCAGTGAATTTTTATCGCTTATCACGCCGGCGGAACTGCCACTCG ATTTGGTGCGTCAATTCTTGCATTCCAACCTCACGCTCATCGATTTCACCAAGGAT GCGATCAAAATCGAATCGGGCTTCATCGCACTCATGAGCATCTTCGCCATACTGGCGTTGGTGCCGCTCATCTCCACCTGCGCTTGGTGTTGCGGGCGGCGCTCCGACCAGGATGAAGCCGACTTCATACGCAACGCACCTGTCAACATACACGACGATTCGTTGCAGCAGGCGCTGAACTGCCGAAAGAGTGCGTCCGTGGTCACGCTCTGGATAACGTTTTTACTGTTGGC GTTGAgtgatttttgcatattttatgcgAACAGTCGTCTGGCTGCCAACGTTGAAATGACACCCGAAATGGTCAAATCAACTGTGCACGACATGGAAGTATTTCTCAAAGACACACACCTACAAATCAAACATAAGTTGGATAATGGTTTTCATGTAGCTGTCGAAAAAGTTGTCAAAGATTTAGAAG ACGTCGATGTTCTCCTCGGGGAGCCAATTCAAGCGGAAATTTCAGCACACACTGGCATTGAGCTGGCATATGATTCATTGGCGACCATCAGCTTGG CCAACGCAGAGTTGATTTATCGTGTACTAATGCTGCAGGAGACAGTGGGGCGTGCTTTGAAGATTTCACAAGAGGCCGCCGCACGCATGGAGGAACTACAAATACAACTGTCCGTGCTGCAGCGACAGTGCACCTATCGCGACCGGCCGCTCTGCGACACGCTGCGCATACGTAGTTTCGAGGAGAATGGCATTATTGATGCACTCAAGACG CTGCAAGAGGACCAGACCATCTTTCGCATGCGTTACTTGGGCGAAATTGAATTTGGTGCGACTGTCAAGAATTTGACATCTGAGGTTGGTGTGTCACGTTCAATTTTCAGCAATTTCCCGCAACAAGTGAAACACGACACTGCATACGAACGGAACT ATACCCTCGAGCAGCTGGAGAGCATACGGCATCGCACGAAAGCCAACGCGCAAATGCTCACCTCAACCATAAATGCGCTGCTCGAACGCTTGCAAGGCGTTTGGCCCACACTCGAACCCAGCTACGAGGAATTGCAGAGTTGGTCCAACTCCTATTGGACAGCCGGTTGGGTGGCTGCCTTAGTTATCGGTTGGGTGCTGCTCTTCGGTCTCATGTCATACTGTTGCTTCCTATGCGAATCGAATGTGAAAGCCGGCGTTGTGCTGCTGATGTCCGTACTGATTATCTGTTTGGGCAGTATTTGTATTACTTTCTACGGTGTACTGACACTTGCCATAGGCGGCAATACGGAAGTATTTCTCTGTCGTTCAATGTACGATGCGACGACGATGGCGACGGCAAATGCTGGCACTACTGGTACAGCTGGTAATTGGGGTAACAATCAGCTTGCGGATGTGTCCGATGCGTCCAGCTATCATTTATTGGGTAAGTTATTCGATAAACCGGGTTATGTGTACGCACACGAACCACAGACGGGCATCATTGGCGAACTGCTACGGCCGGAAGGTGTGAATCGCTCGATTGTAAACGTTAGCCTCGCAACGGCGCTGAG AGGTTGTGAACAAAACCAAGCATCGTACAATGTCTTCCAACTGGATGCATTCGTTAATACCACACAAATTGCCGATTTAAAGCAATTCCCAAAAGTGACCACGGCTATTGATGCAATCACCGTATCCGAACGTACTATGCTCTCGCTGACGCAGACCATACAGAATATACTGGAGAATATGCTGCACACTTCATCCTTCAATCTAACCACATACCGGGTTAGCATTGGTGCACCGACGCCTGAGAAGGATTTGGCTACGTTCATCGATCAAATGCAGAGGGTGGCGCTACAG ATTCAAGATGTGGCCACCTCATCGCGCATGACTACACTCGGCAGTCGTTCGAAACGTTTACAGGCGTCCATACTACAGCCACTCGAGCAATTGCAGAATGAAATACTTTATCATTTGACGGCTTTAGAATTGCAACGGGATCCTTGGGCCAAACAAGTTAACCAAACACTAAATCACCTACGCAACGTACAGGGTTATTTGGAAAAGACTGCGGGCGAGATTTGCAGTAATCAAACACGCGTCTATACGGAAAG ATTGAAAGCGTATCTGACAAATAGCAAAGCAACTATGTCATCACAATTGGGAGACACCACTGCCAAATGTCGACCATTCTTCGATATCTTCGATGCGAATCGCATTTTCCTATGCCGCAATATTGTCGACTACATCAATGCATTGTGGTTCTGCATATTTATAACACTCTTACTTTGGTCGGTCGGTACACCCGTTGGACTCAATCTGATCACCATACAACGACGTATAAATCGTTTGCGTCGTGCGCAAGCACGTTCAGCTGAAAGATCGGACAGTCGCAGCCGGCGGCGAGAACGAACCACTAGTTCGGCGGCACGCGAGCCACGTAGTGCAAGTAGCGCTAGTCGACCGCCACT ACGCCGCACAGCTACCGAAGAGACGCTGGATATCGCCACTGAAGAGTCACCGCCACCAAGACGAGAGCAACGAGATGTACGCAGTCGTGATCGGGAAATGAGTCGAGCGCGTGAGAGTGTAGCGGCCAGCACACCGGCACGTAGCCGAACTCAACA GCGTCGTACTGGCACAGATGCCGAAGATAATTGGGGTTCGTCGAGCGCCAGTCGTGCCACATCGATGGAACGAGAGCCCAGTCAACCGCGAATGTACACGAGCAGCAGTAGTGCACAACAGCAACGCGGAACTCAAGCGAGACCACAACT ACGCAAACAAGGTACAGAAGAGTTCGATTTGGAAGCCGAAGACAATTGGCAGCCAGCGCCTACAGCCAGCAGTAGTGCCGCCACACGTTCTGAGTCACGCGCTGGTGTAAGACGCGAGCAGCGAGAGCAACCGGCGTACTCACACAGTAACGGACGCAATAAACCGAAACT ACGTCGCACCGAACGTGAGAAATATGAACGCCCCACTCGTCGCTCCATGACACCCGTTTTGCAAGCTAGTCCCGATGCACAGCAAGCCAGACCAATGCCGCGTACACCGACGCGTCTGCGCCATCGCGTGACATTGACAACACGCGCCGTCACCAATCTAATGCGTGCCGGTAATCCGCGCCATAAGAGGCT TCAACGTAGCGGTACTGAAGATTTTGAAATCGATGAAAGTGAGACATATGGTGCGCCGGCGCAGGATTCTGCCGCAGTGGCTGC CGCGCGTCGAACACCGCCACGCACggcaccgccaccaccaccaccgcccgGCATGATGAACAGGTTCAGGCCACGTTATTAA
- the LOC105216920 gene encoding prominin-2 isoform X3 gives MDLHNFNNNIHSNMTLPSATTTPATSTYFTYSIPGMDITPGPVAFTYISEFLSLITPAELPLDLVRQFLHSNLTLIDFTKDAIKIESGFIALMSIFAILALVPLISTCAWCCGRRSDQDEADFIRNAPVNIHDDSLQQALNCRKSASVVTLWITFLLLALSDFCIFYANSRLAANVEMTPEMVKSTVHDMEVFLKDTHLQIKHKLDNGFHVAVEKVVKDLEDVDVLLGEPIQAEISAHTGIELAYDSLATISLANAELIYRVLMLQETVGRALKISQEAAARMEELQIQLSVLQRQCTYRDRPLCDTLRIRSFEENGIIDALKTLQEDQTIFRMRYLGEIEFGATVKNLTSEVGVSRSIFSNFPQQVKHDTAYERNYTLEQLESIRHRTKANAQMLTSTINALLERLQGVWPTLEPSYEELQSWSNSYWTAGWVAALVIGWVLLFGLMSYCCFLCESNVKAGVVLLMSVLIICLGSICITFYGVLTLAIGGNTEVFLCRSMYDATTMATANAGTTGTAGNWGNNQLADVSDASSYHLLGKLFDKPGYVYAHEPQTGIIGELLRPEGVNRSIVNVSLATALRGCEQNQASYNVFQLDAFVNTTQIADLKQFPKVTTAIDAITVSERTMLSLTQTIQNILENMLHTSSFNLTTYRVSIGAPTPEKDLATFIDQMQRVALQIQDVATSSRMTTLGSRSKRLQASILQPLEQLQNEILYHLTALELQRDPWAKQVNQTLNHLRNVQGYLEKTAGEICSNQTRVYTERLKAYLTNSKATMSSQLGDTTAKCRPFFDIFDANRIFLCRNIVDYINALWFCIFITLLLWSVGTPVGLNLITIQRRINRLRRAQARSAERSDSRSRRRERTTSSAAREPRSASSASRPPLRRTATEETLDIATEESPPPRREQRDVRSRDREMSRARESVAASTPARSRTQQRRTGTDAEDNWGSSSASRATSMEREPSQPRMYTSSSSAQQQRGTQARPQLRKQGTEEFDLEAEDNWQPAPTASSSAATRSESRAGVRREQREQPAYSHSNGRNKPKLQRSGTEDFEIDESETYGAPAQDSAAVAAARRTPPRTAPPPPPPPGMMNRYGSVRSVRWNAEEDMVFEDVESPNPIYMNHHHMR, from the exons ATGGATCTACAtaactttaataataatatacacagtAACATGACACTGCCatccgcaacaacaacaccagcaacatcaacatattttacatacagcATACCGGGTATGGATATCACACCGGGTCCGGTCGCTTTTACCTACATCAGTGAATTTTTATCGCTTATCACGCCGGCGGAACTGCCACTCG ATTTGGTGCGTCAATTCTTGCATTCCAACCTCACGCTCATCGATTTCACCAAGGAT GCGATCAAAATCGAATCGGGCTTCATCGCACTCATGAGCATCTTCGCCATACTGGCGTTGGTGCCGCTCATCTCCACCTGCGCTTGGTGTTGCGGGCGGCGCTCCGACCAGGATGAAGCCGACTTCATACGCAACGCACCTGTCAACATACACGACGATTCGTTGCAGCAGGCGCTGAACTGCCGAAAGAGTGCGTCCGTGGTCACGCTCTGGATAACGTTTTTACTGTTGGC GTTGAgtgatttttgcatattttatgcgAACAGTCGTCTGGCTGCCAACGTTGAAATGACACCCGAAATGGTCAAATCAACTGTGCACGACATGGAAGTATTTCTCAAAGACACACACCTACAAATCAAACATAAGTTGGATAATGGTTTTCATGTAGCTGTCGAAAAAGTTGTCAAAGATTTAGAAG ACGTCGATGTTCTCCTCGGGGAGCCAATTCAAGCGGAAATTTCAGCACACACTGGCATTGAGCTGGCATATGATTCATTGGCGACCATCAGCTTGG CCAACGCAGAGTTGATTTATCGTGTACTAATGCTGCAGGAGACAGTGGGGCGTGCTTTGAAGATTTCACAAGAGGCCGCCGCACGCATGGAGGAACTACAAATACAACTGTCCGTGCTGCAGCGACAGTGCACCTATCGCGACCGGCCGCTCTGCGACACGCTGCGCATACGTAGTTTCGAGGAGAATGGCATTATTGATGCACTCAAGACG CTGCAAGAGGACCAGACCATCTTTCGCATGCGTTACTTGGGCGAAATTGAATTTGGTGCGACTGTCAAGAATTTGACATCTGAGGTTGGTGTGTCACGTTCAATTTTCAGCAATTTCCCGCAACAAGTGAAACACGACACTGCATACGAACGGAACT ATACCCTCGAGCAGCTGGAGAGCATACGGCATCGCACGAAAGCCAACGCGCAAATGCTCACCTCAACCATAAATGCGCTGCTCGAACGCTTGCAAGGCGTTTGGCCCACACTCGAACCCAGCTACGAGGAATTGCAGAGTTGGTCCAACTCCTATTGGACAGCCGGTTGGGTGGCTGCCTTAGTTATCGGTTGGGTGCTGCTCTTCGGTCTCATGTCATACTGTTGCTTCCTATGCGAATCGAATGTGAAAGCCGGCGTTGTGCTGCTGATGTCCGTACTGATTATCTGTTTGGGCAGTATTTGTATTACTTTCTACGGTGTACTGACACTTGCCATAGGCGGCAATACGGAAGTATTTCTCTGTCGTTCAATGTACGATGCGACGACGATGGCGACGGCAAATGCTGGCACTACTGGTACAGCTGGTAATTGGGGTAACAATCAGCTTGCGGATGTGTCCGATGCGTCCAGCTATCATTTATTGGGTAAGTTATTCGATAAACCGGGTTATGTGTACGCACACGAACCACAGACGGGCATCATTGGCGAACTGCTACGGCCGGAAGGTGTGAATCGCTCGATTGTAAACGTTAGCCTCGCAACGGCGCTGAG AGGTTGTGAACAAAACCAAGCATCGTACAATGTCTTCCAACTGGATGCATTCGTTAATACCACACAAATTGCCGATTTAAAGCAATTCCCAAAAGTGACCACGGCTATTGATGCAATCACCGTATCCGAACGTACTATGCTCTCGCTGACGCAGACCATACAGAATATACTGGAGAATATGCTGCACACTTCATCCTTCAATCTAACCACATACCGGGTTAGCATTGGTGCACCGACGCCTGAGAAGGATTTGGCTACGTTCATCGATCAAATGCAGAGGGTGGCGCTACAG ATTCAAGATGTGGCCACCTCATCGCGCATGACTACACTCGGCAGTCGTTCGAAACGTTTACAGGCGTCCATACTACAGCCACTCGAGCAATTGCAGAATGAAATACTTTATCATTTGACGGCTTTAGAATTGCAACGGGATCCTTGGGCCAAACAAGTTAACCAAACACTAAATCACCTACGCAACGTACAGGGTTATTTGGAAAAGACTGCGGGCGAGATTTGCAGTAATCAAACACGCGTCTATACGGAAAG ATTGAAAGCGTATCTGACAAATAGCAAAGCAACTATGTCATCACAATTGGGAGACACCACTGCCAAATGTCGACCATTCTTCGATATCTTCGATGCGAATCGCATTTTCCTATGCCGCAATATTGTCGACTACATCAATGCATTGTGGTTCTGCATATTTATAACACTCTTACTTTGGTCGGTCGGTACACCCGTTGGACTCAATCTGATCACCATACAACGACGTATAAATCGTTTGCGTCGTGCGCAAGCACGTTCAGCTGAAAGATCGGACAGTCGCAGCCGGCGGCGAGAACGAACCACTAGTTCGGCGGCACGCGAGCCACGTAGTGCAAGTAGCGCTAGTCGACCGCCACT ACGCCGCACAGCTACCGAAGAGACGCTGGATATCGCCACTGAAGAGTCACCGCCACCAAGACGAGAGCAACGAGATGTACGCAGTCGTGATCGGGAAATGAGTCGAGCGCGTGAGAGTGTAGCGGCCAGCACACCGGCACGTAGCCGAACTCAACA GCGTCGTACTGGCACAGATGCCGAAGATAATTGGGGTTCGTCGAGCGCCAGTCGTGCCACATCGATGGAACGAGAGCCCAGTCAACCGCGAATGTACACGAGCAGCAGTAGTGCACAACAGCAACGCGGAACTCAAGCGAGACCACAACT ACGCAAACAAGGTACAGAAGAGTTCGATTTGGAAGCCGAAGACAATTGGCAGCCAGCGCCTACAGCCAGCAGTAGTGCCGCCACACGTTCTGAGTCACGCGCTGGTGTAAGACGCGAGCAGCGAGAGCAACCGGCGTACTCACACAGTAACGGACGCAATAAACCGAAACT TCAACGTAGCGGTACTGAAGATTTTGAAATCGATGAAAGTGAGACATATGGTGCGCCGGCGCAGGATTCTGCCGCAGTGGCTGC CGCGCGTCGAACACCGCCACGCACggcaccgccaccaccaccaccgcccgGCATGATGAACAG GTATGGCAGCGTGCGCAGTGTACGTTGGAATGCGGAAGAGGACATGGTCTTCGAGGATGTCGAATCACCAAATCCAATATATATGAATCATCATCATATGCGTTAA
- the LOC105216920 gene encoding prominin-2 isoform X1: protein MDLHNFNNNIHSNMTLPSATTTPATSTYFTYSIPGMDITPGPVAFTYISEFLSLITPAELPLDLVRQFLHSNLTLIDFTKDAIKIESGFIALMSIFAILALVPLISTCAWCCGRRSDQDEADFIRNAPVNIHDDSLQQALNCRKSASVVTLWITFLLLALSDFCIFYANSRLAANVEMTPEMVKSTVHDMEVFLKDTHLQIKHKLDNGFHVAVEKVVKDLEDVDVLLGEPIQAEISAHTGIELAYDSLATISLANAELIYRVLMLQETVGRALKISQEAAARMEELQIQLSVLQRQCTYRDRPLCDTLRIRSFEENGIIDALKTLQEDQTIFRMRYLGEIEFGATVKNLTSEVGVSRSIFSNFPQQVKHDTAYERNYTLEQLESIRHRTKANAQMLTSTINALLERLQGVWPTLEPSYEELQSWSNSYWTAGWVAALVIGWVLLFGLMSYCCFLCESNVKAGVVLLMSVLIICLGSICITFYGVLTLAIGGNTEVFLCRSMYDATTMATANAGTTGTAGNWGNNQLADVSDASSYHLLGKLFDKPGYVYAHEPQTGIIGELLRPEGVNRSIVNVSLATALRGCEQNQASYNVFQLDAFVNTTQIADLKQFPKVTTAIDAITVSERTMLSLTQTIQNILENMLHTSSFNLTTYRVSIGAPTPEKDLATFIDQMQRVALQIQDVATSSRMTTLGSRSKRLQASILQPLEQLQNEILYHLTALELQRDPWAKQVNQTLNHLRNVQGYLEKTAGEICSNQTRVYTERLKAYLTNSKATMSSQLGDTTAKCRPFFDIFDANRIFLCRNIVDYINALWFCIFITLLLWSVGTPVGLNLITIQRRINRLRRAQARSAERSDSRSRRRERTTSSAAREPRSASSASRPPLRRTATEETLDIATEESPPPRREQRDVRSRDREMSRARESVAASTPARSRTQQRRTGTDAEDNWGSSSASRATSMEREPSQPRMYTSSSSAQQQRGTQARPQLRKQGTEEFDLEAEDNWQPAPTASSSAATRSESRAGVRREQREQPAYSHSNGRNKPKLRRTEREKYERPTRRSMTPVLQASPDAQQARPMPRTPTRLRHRVTLTTRAVTNLMRAGNPRHKRLQRSGTEDFEIDESETYGAPAQDSAAVAAARRTPPRTAPPPPPPPGMMNRYGSVRSVRWNAEEDMVFEDVESPNPIYMNHHHMR from the exons ATGGATCTACAtaactttaataataatatacacagtAACATGACACTGCCatccgcaacaacaacaccagcaacatcaacatattttacatacagcATACCGGGTATGGATATCACACCGGGTCCGGTCGCTTTTACCTACATCAGTGAATTTTTATCGCTTATCACGCCGGCGGAACTGCCACTCG ATTTGGTGCGTCAATTCTTGCATTCCAACCTCACGCTCATCGATTTCACCAAGGAT GCGATCAAAATCGAATCGGGCTTCATCGCACTCATGAGCATCTTCGCCATACTGGCGTTGGTGCCGCTCATCTCCACCTGCGCTTGGTGTTGCGGGCGGCGCTCCGACCAGGATGAAGCCGACTTCATACGCAACGCACCTGTCAACATACACGACGATTCGTTGCAGCAGGCGCTGAACTGCCGAAAGAGTGCGTCCGTGGTCACGCTCTGGATAACGTTTTTACTGTTGGC GTTGAgtgatttttgcatattttatgcgAACAGTCGTCTGGCTGCCAACGTTGAAATGACACCCGAAATGGTCAAATCAACTGTGCACGACATGGAAGTATTTCTCAAAGACACACACCTACAAATCAAACATAAGTTGGATAATGGTTTTCATGTAGCTGTCGAAAAAGTTGTCAAAGATTTAGAAG ACGTCGATGTTCTCCTCGGGGAGCCAATTCAAGCGGAAATTTCAGCACACACTGGCATTGAGCTGGCATATGATTCATTGGCGACCATCAGCTTGG CCAACGCAGAGTTGATTTATCGTGTACTAATGCTGCAGGAGACAGTGGGGCGTGCTTTGAAGATTTCACAAGAGGCCGCCGCACGCATGGAGGAACTACAAATACAACTGTCCGTGCTGCAGCGACAGTGCACCTATCGCGACCGGCCGCTCTGCGACACGCTGCGCATACGTAGTTTCGAGGAGAATGGCATTATTGATGCACTCAAGACG CTGCAAGAGGACCAGACCATCTTTCGCATGCGTTACTTGGGCGAAATTGAATTTGGTGCGACTGTCAAGAATTTGACATCTGAGGTTGGTGTGTCACGTTCAATTTTCAGCAATTTCCCGCAACAAGTGAAACACGACACTGCATACGAACGGAACT ATACCCTCGAGCAGCTGGAGAGCATACGGCATCGCACGAAAGCCAACGCGCAAATGCTCACCTCAACCATAAATGCGCTGCTCGAACGCTTGCAAGGCGTTTGGCCCACACTCGAACCCAGCTACGAGGAATTGCAGAGTTGGTCCAACTCCTATTGGACAGCCGGTTGGGTGGCTGCCTTAGTTATCGGTTGGGTGCTGCTCTTCGGTCTCATGTCATACTGTTGCTTCCTATGCGAATCGAATGTGAAAGCCGGCGTTGTGCTGCTGATGTCCGTACTGATTATCTGTTTGGGCAGTATTTGTATTACTTTCTACGGTGTACTGACACTTGCCATAGGCGGCAATACGGAAGTATTTCTCTGTCGTTCAATGTACGATGCGACGACGATGGCGACGGCAAATGCTGGCACTACTGGTACAGCTGGTAATTGGGGTAACAATCAGCTTGCGGATGTGTCCGATGCGTCCAGCTATCATTTATTGGGTAAGTTATTCGATAAACCGGGTTATGTGTACGCACACGAACCACAGACGGGCATCATTGGCGAACTGCTACGGCCGGAAGGTGTGAATCGCTCGATTGTAAACGTTAGCCTCGCAACGGCGCTGAG AGGTTGTGAACAAAACCAAGCATCGTACAATGTCTTCCAACTGGATGCATTCGTTAATACCACACAAATTGCCGATTTAAAGCAATTCCCAAAAGTGACCACGGCTATTGATGCAATCACCGTATCCGAACGTACTATGCTCTCGCTGACGCAGACCATACAGAATATACTGGAGAATATGCTGCACACTTCATCCTTCAATCTAACCACATACCGGGTTAGCATTGGTGCACCGACGCCTGAGAAGGATTTGGCTACGTTCATCGATCAAATGCAGAGGGTGGCGCTACAG ATTCAAGATGTGGCCACCTCATCGCGCATGACTACACTCGGCAGTCGTTCGAAACGTTTACAGGCGTCCATACTACAGCCACTCGAGCAATTGCAGAATGAAATACTTTATCATTTGACGGCTTTAGAATTGCAACGGGATCCTTGGGCCAAACAAGTTAACCAAACACTAAATCACCTACGCAACGTACAGGGTTATTTGGAAAAGACTGCGGGCGAGATTTGCAGTAATCAAACACGCGTCTATACGGAAAG ATTGAAAGCGTATCTGACAAATAGCAAAGCAACTATGTCATCACAATTGGGAGACACCACTGCCAAATGTCGACCATTCTTCGATATCTTCGATGCGAATCGCATTTTCCTATGCCGCAATATTGTCGACTACATCAATGCATTGTGGTTCTGCATATTTATAACACTCTTACTTTGGTCGGTCGGTACACCCGTTGGACTCAATCTGATCACCATACAACGACGTATAAATCGTTTGCGTCGTGCGCAAGCACGTTCAGCTGAAAGATCGGACAGTCGCAGCCGGCGGCGAGAACGAACCACTAGTTCGGCGGCACGCGAGCCACGTAGTGCAAGTAGCGCTAGTCGACCGCCACT ACGCCGCACAGCTACCGAAGAGACGCTGGATATCGCCACTGAAGAGTCACCGCCACCAAGACGAGAGCAACGAGATGTACGCAGTCGTGATCGGGAAATGAGTCGAGCGCGTGAGAGTGTAGCGGCCAGCACACCGGCACGTAGCCGAACTCAACA GCGTCGTACTGGCACAGATGCCGAAGATAATTGGGGTTCGTCGAGCGCCAGTCGTGCCACATCGATGGAACGAGAGCCCAGTCAACCGCGAATGTACACGAGCAGCAGTAGTGCACAACAGCAACGCGGAACTCAAGCGAGACCACAACT ACGCAAACAAGGTACAGAAGAGTTCGATTTGGAAGCCGAAGACAATTGGCAGCCAGCGCCTACAGCCAGCAGTAGTGCCGCCACACGTTCTGAGTCACGCGCTGGTGTAAGACGCGAGCAGCGAGAGCAACCGGCGTACTCACACAGTAACGGACGCAATAAACCGAAACT ACGTCGCACCGAACGTGAGAAATATGAACGCCCCACTCGTCGCTCCATGACACCCGTTTTGCAAGCTAGTCCCGATGCACAGCAAGCCAGACCAATGCCGCGTACACCGACGCGTCTGCGCCATCGCGTGACATTGACAACACGCGCCGTCACCAATCTAATGCGTGCCGGTAATCCGCGCCATAAGAGGCT TCAACGTAGCGGTACTGAAGATTTTGAAATCGATGAAAGTGAGACATATGGTGCGCCGGCGCAGGATTCTGCCGCAGTGGCTGC CGCGCGTCGAACACCGCCACGCACggcaccgccaccaccaccaccgcccgGCATGATGAACAG GTATGGCAGCGTGCGCAGTGTACGTTGGAATGCGGAAGAGGACATGGTCTTCGAGGATGTCGAATCACCAAATCCAATATATATGAATCATCATCATATGCGTTAA